In the genome of Drosophila yakuba strain Tai18E2 chromosome 3R, Prin_Dyak_Tai18E2_2.1, whole genome shotgun sequence, one region contains:
- the LOC6538937 gene encoding serine-rich adhesin for platelets isoform X1 has product MENNICAIVEYEYAAKEPDELDLQKGAIIHRIKQMSGGWWQGTLKSTGVTGMFPDNFVRVLESGVSSNGNGTTGSGDHNEEAAVAVQLRDKSATSNRRCKVIYSYTQVNDDELTLAVGDVIEFLGEVEEGWWRGRLRSKVGVFPSNFVQHIEPSPVLASKRPPTIGATVATSSLTSKAANVSNVANVAATSTVPSGGAVPPASTASTTSNSTTKQATKSRVTAAAAAAATSAPAEPAAIVSGSGSGSAAGASAGAAAAVPMLPPKPQREFCRVEFPYAPQNDDELELKVDDIIAVISTELPDKGWWKGEIRGKVGVFPDNFVKMLAPSEATAAPPLPRPRTRPRGGAGTVTASGYGSVSGSGIIDGVRAPRRTQRGGSFEFLGSRMASFITTIFAPINEPPSATQIAQNQRKISNTASTTSHMTTTNSSNSSTTSVTTQQQKEQIGGSSSTTSKVYIKKTGSSSNSTTSSTTTASSSAGRKESFGSRDSLNDILSETGLPTGNVAAQRKSLENKNLDLTKPPGVGASVAIGQQRSSTSSATTSSATTVTTGLTSSAVSKSMENMLDEKVKSPPPPVLSKKPSVPLKKTPTGGVPVAGNLLGGKKKNPEGKLTTAVSHDLADGLAASKMLSGANQLPESGAAGNVVMRRAATIAVEDTDFDRVERSSILTDMRQGRVKAPKRRPPSAAINVLGESNNNSVYVNGSGMSGSGGAGSASELSEDGGAGGKTSDDNSTGEEPQLAKPKPREWEKKKAPWMEELKASQVTRKKTSPSVEPRGASVAERTSKLFAAEQAISSNSSSTTTKVQSSAVTSSMFVENSTTSSSVITSSSHTTTNDAIMSRSLSAAKVQTASSDEETRATRPNSLAIRNQRSVSPLVKSSNASSSQSQEEKPSNQLNNHQDAGSSRVVQLEQRVDKLEGLVLNQQRTIEELVNALKSEAERVKILRSELDKYAHKQTRRGKFDNWMF; this is encoded by the exons TCTGTGCAATAGTGGAATACGAATACGCGGCCAAGGAGCCGGACGAGCTGGATCTCCAGAAAGGTGCCATCATCCATCGCATCAAGCAGATGAGCGGCGGCTGGTGGCAGGGCACCCTGAAGTCCACCGGCGTCACTGGGATGTTTCCGGATAACTTTGTGCGCGTGCTGGAGTCCGGAGTGAGCAGCAATGGCAACGGAACCACTGGCAGTGGCGACCACAACGAGGAGGCAGCAGTAGCTGTGCAGCTGAG GGACAAATCCGCGACATCGAATCGCCGCTGCAAAGTCATCTACAGCTACACACAAGTCAACGACGACGAACTGACGTTGGCCGTGGGTGATGTCATTGAATTCCTAGGGGAG GTCGAGGAAGGCTGGTGGCGCGGTCGTCTGCGCAGCAAAGTCGGCGTCTTCCCATCGAACTTTGTGCAACATATCGAGCCGTCTCCCGTTTTGGCCTCCAAACGGCCACCGACAATTGGCGCCACCGTGGCCACATCGTCGCTGACGTCCAAGGCGGCCAATGTGAGCAATGTGGCGAATGTggcagccacatccacagTACCATCCGGCGGAGCAGTGCCTCCTGCGTCcaccgccagcaccaccagcaactCCACAACAAAGCAGGCGACCAAGAGCAGGgtaactgcagcagcagcagcagcagcaacatctgcgCCAGCGGAGCCGGCAGCCATAGTctcgggatcgggatcgggatcagCAGCGGGAGCatcagctggagcagcagcggcagtgcCCATGCTGCCACCCAAGCCCCAGCGGGAGTTCTGCCGGGTGGAATTCCCCTACGCCCCGCAGAACGACGATGAACTGGAGCTGAAGGTGGACGACATAATTGCAGTGATCAGCACGGAACTGCCCGACAAAGGCTGGTGGAAAGGAGAAATCCGCGGCAAAGTGGGCGTTTTTCCCGACAACTTTGTCAAAATGCTGGCACCCTCGGAAG caacagcagctccaccgttgccacgcccacgtaCCCGTCCCAGGGGCGGAGCGGGAACGGTGACGGCATCCGGATACGGATCCGTGTCTGGGTCCGGAATTATAGATGGGGTCCGTGCTCCACGGCGGACGCAGCGAGGCGGCTCTTTCGAGTTCTTGGGCTCGCGTATGGCCAGCTTTATCACCACGATTT TTGCACCGATCAACGAGCCACCGAGTGCCACACAGATTGCGCAGAATCAGAGGAAGATCAGCAAcaccgccagcaccaccagccaCATGACCACAACGAACTCTAGCAATTCCAGCACCACCTCGGTGACCacgcagcagcagaaggagcagaTCGGAGGCAGTTCCTCCACCACATCGAAGGTGTACATCAAGAAGaccggcagcagcagcaacagcaccaccagcagcaccaccacagcTTCCTCCTCAGCGGGTCGTAAGGAGAGCTTTGGCTCCCGTGACTCCCTGAACGATATCCTGAGTGAAACGGGTCTGCCCACCGGCAATGTGGCTGCCCAAAGGAAATCCCTGGAGAACAAAAACCTGGACCTGACCAAGCCACCCGGAGTGGGTGCTTCAGTGGCCATTGGACAGCAGAGAAGCAGCACCTCCAGTGCCACCACCTCCTCAGCCACCACAGTAACCACTGGGCTAACCTCATCTGCAGTTAGCAAGTCCatggagaatatgctggacGAGAAGGTCAAGTCGCCACCACCGCCGGTGCTCAGCAAGAAGCCCAGTGTGCCGCTCAAGAAAACTCCTACAGGCGGAGTTCCTGTAGCTG GTAACCTATTGGGCGGCAAGAAAAAGAATCCGGAGGGAAAGCTCACCACTGCCGTGTCCCATGATTTGGCGGATGGTCTTGCGGCCAGCAAGATGCTCTCAGGTGCTAATCAACTGCCTGAATCCGGAGCAGCTGGCAATGTGGTGATGCGGAGAGCTGCCACCATTGCAGTCGAGGATACGGATTTCGATCGCGTGGAGAGGTCTTCCATACTTACGGATATGCGGCAAGGAAGGGTCAAGGCGCCAAAGAGGCGTCCCCCATCGGCGGCTATCAATGTGCTGGGCGAAAGCAATAACAATTCCGTGTATGTAAACGGCAGTGGAATGTCGGGATCCGGTGGAGCAGGAAGTGCCAGTGAGCTGAGTGAAGATGGCGGTGCTGGAGGAAAGACTTCTGATGACAATTCCACCGGCGAGGAACCACAGTTGGCCAAACCGAAACCCCGGGAGTGGGAGAAGAAGAAGGCGCCCTGGATGGAGGAGCTCAAGGCTTCGCAGGTCACCAGGAAAAAGACCTCGCCCAGTGTGGAGCCCCGAGGAGCTTCGGTGGCCGAAAGGACCTCCAAACTGTTTGCAGCCGAGCAGGCTATCAGCAGTAATAGCAGCAGTACCACAACGAAAGTGCAATCTTCAGCGGTGACCTCCTCCATGTTCGTGGAGAACTCAACGACCAGCAGCTCGGTGATCACCAGCAGCTcccacaccaccaccaacgATGCCATCATGTCCCGCAGCTTGTCGGCTGCCAAAGTCCAGACCGCCAGCAGCGACGAGGAGACGAGAGCCACAAGGCCAAATAGTTTAGCTATACGGAATCAACGAAGTGTTTCGCCCCTGGTAAAGAGCTCCAATGCCAGCAGTTCGCAGTCGCAGGAGGAGAAGCCCTCCAATCAGCTGAACAACCATCAGGACGCCGGTTCCTCAAGGGTGGTGCAGCTGGAGCAACGGGTGGATAAGCTGGAGGGGCTGGTGCTTAACCAACAGCGAACCATTGAGGAGCTGGTGAATGCTCTGAAATCGGAAGCTGAACGCGTGAAGATTTTGAGGAGCGAACTGGACAAATACGCGCA CAAGCAAACTCGTCGCGGGAAATTCGACAATTGGATGTTTTAA
- the LOC6538937 gene encoding serine-rich adhesin for platelets isoform X2 has protein sequence MENNICAIVEYEYAAKEPDELDLQKGAIIHRIKQMSGGWWQGTLKSTGVTGMFPDNFVRVLESGVSSNGNGTTGSGDHNEEAAVAVQLRDKSATSNRRCKVIYSYTQVNDDELTLAVGDVIEFLGEVEEGWWRGRLRSKVGVFPSNFVQHIEPSPVLASKRPPTIGATVATSSLTSKAANVSNVANVAATSTVPSGGAVPPASTASTTSNSTTKQATKSRVTAAAAAAATSAPAEPAAIVSGSGSGSAAGASAGAAAAVPMLPPKPQREFCRVEFPYAPQNDDELELKVDDIIAVISTELPDKGWWKGEIRGKVGVFPDNFVKMLAPSEAAPPLPRPRTRPRGGAGTVTASGYGSVSGSGIIDGVRAPRRTQRGGSFEFLGSRMASFITTIFAPINEPPSATQIAQNQRKISNTASTTSHMTTTNSSNSSTTSVTTQQQKEQIGGSSSTTSKVYIKKTGSSSNSTTSSTTTASSSAGRKESFGSRDSLNDILSETGLPTGNVAAQRKSLENKNLDLTKPPGVGASVAIGQQRSSTSSATTSSATTVTTGLTSSAVSKSMENMLDEKVKSPPPPVLSKKPSVPLKKTPTGGVPVAGNLLGGKKKNPEGKLTTAVSHDLADGLAASKMLSGANQLPESGAAGNVVMRRAATIAVEDTDFDRVERSSILTDMRQGRVKAPKRRPPSAAINVLGESNNNSVYVNGSGMSGSGGAGSASELSEDGGAGGKTSDDNSTGEEPQLAKPKPREWEKKKAPWMEELKASQVTRKKTSPSVEPRGASVAERTSKLFAAEQAISSNSSSTTTKVQSSAVTSSMFVENSTTSSSVITSSSHTTTNDAIMSRSLSAAKVQTASSDEETRATRPNSLAIRNQRSVSPLVKSSNASSSQSQEEKPSNQLNNHQDAGSSRVVQLEQRVDKLEGLVLNQQRTIEELVNALKSEAERVKILRSELDKYAHKQTRRGKFDNWMF, from the exons TCTGTGCAATAGTGGAATACGAATACGCGGCCAAGGAGCCGGACGAGCTGGATCTCCAGAAAGGTGCCATCATCCATCGCATCAAGCAGATGAGCGGCGGCTGGTGGCAGGGCACCCTGAAGTCCACCGGCGTCACTGGGATGTTTCCGGATAACTTTGTGCGCGTGCTGGAGTCCGGAGTGAGCAGCAATGGCAACGGAACCACTGGCAGTGGCGACCACAACGAGGAGGCAGCAGTAGCTGTGCAGCTGAG GGACAAATCCGCGACATCGAATCGCCGCTGCAAAGTCATCTACAGCTACACACAAGTCAACGACGACGAACTGACGTTGGCCGTGGGTGATGTCATTGAATTCCTAGGGGAG GTCGAGGAAGGCTGGTGGCGCGGTCGTCTGCGCAGCAAAGTCGGCGTCTTCCCATCGAACTTTGTGCAACATATCGAGCCGTCTCCCGTTTTGGCCTCCAAACGGCCACCGACAATTGGCGCCACCGTGGCCACATCGTCGCTGACGTCCAAGGCGGCCAATGTGAGCAATGTGGCGAATGTggcagccacatccacagTACCATCCGGCGGAGCAGTGCCTCCTGCGTCcaccgccagcaccaccagcaactCCACAACAAAGCAGGCGACCAAGAGCAGGgtaactgcagcagcagcagcagcagcaacatctgcgCCAGCGGAGCCGGCAGCCATAGTctcgggatcgggatcgggatcagCAGCGGGAGCatcagctggagcagcagcggcagtgcCCATGCTGCCACCCAAGCCCCAGCGGGAGTTCTGCCGGGTGGAATTCCCCTACGCCCCGCAGAACGACGATGAACTGGAGCTGAAGGTGGACGACATAATTGCAGTGATCAGCACGGAACTGCCCGACAAAGGCTGGTGGAAAGGAGAAATCCGCGGCAAAGTGGGCGTTTTTCCCGACAACTTTGTCAAAATGCTGGCACCCTCGGAAG cagctccaccgttgccacgcccacgtaCCCGTCCCAGGGGCGGAGCGGGAACGGTGACGGCATCCGGATACGGATCCGTGTCTGGGTCCGGAATTATAGATGGGGTCCGTGCTCCACGGCGGACGCAGCGAGGCGGCTCTTTCGAGTTCTTGGGCTCGCGTATGGCCAGCTTTATCACCACGATTT TTGCACCGATCAACGAGCCACCGAGTGCCACACAGATTGCGCAGAATCAGAGGAAGATCAGCAAcaccgccagcaccaccagccaCATGACCACAACGAACTCTAGCAATTCCAGCACCACCTCGGTGACCacgcagcagcagaaggagcagaTCGGAGGCAGTTCCTCCACCACATCGAAGGTGTACATCAAGAAGaccggcagcagcagcaacagcaccaccagcagcaccaccacagcTTCCTCCTCAGCGGGTCGTAAGGAGAGCTTTGGCTCCCGTGACTCCCTGAACGATATCCTGAGTGAAACGGGTCTGCCCACCGGCAATGTGGCTGCCCAAAGGAAATCCCTGGAGAACAAAAACCTGGACCTGACCAAGCCACCCGGAGTGGGTGCTTCAGTGGCCATTGGACAGCAGAGAAGCAGCACCTCCAGTGCCACCACCTCCTCAGCCACCACAGTAACCACTGGGCTAACCTCATCTGCAGTTAGCAAGTCCatggagaatatgctggacGAGAAGGTCAAGTCGCCACCACCGCCGGTGCTCAGCAAGAAGCCCAGTGTGCCGCTCAAGAAAACTCCTACAGGCGGAGTTCCTGTAGCTG GTAACCTATTGGGCGGCAAGAAAAAGAATCCGGAGGGAAAGCTCACCACTGCCGTGTCCCATGATTTGGCGGATGGTCTTGCGGCCAGCAAGATGCTCTCAGGTGCTAATCAACTGCCTGAATCCGGAGCAGCTGGCAATGTGGTGATGCGGAGAGCTGCCACCATTGCAGTCGAGGATACGGATTTCGATCGCGTGGAGAGGTCTTCCATACTTACGGATATGCGGCAAGGAAGGGTCAAGGCGCCAAAGAGGCGTCCCCCATCGGCGGCTATCAATGTGCTGGGCGAAAGCAATAACAATTCCGTGTATGTAAACGGCAGTGGAATGTCGGGATCCGGTGGAGCAGGAAGTGCCAGTGAGCTGAGTGAAGATGGCGGTGCTGGAGGAAAGACTTCTGATGACAATTCCACCGGCGAGGAACCACAGTTGGCCAAACCGAAACCCCGGGAGTGGGAGAAGAAGAAGGCGCCCTGGATGGAGGAGCTCAAGGCTTCGCAGGTCACCAGGAAAAAGACCTCGCCCAGTGTGGAGCCCCGAGGAGCTTCGGTGGCCGAAAGGACCTCCAAACTGTTTGCAGCCGAGCAGGCTATCAGCAGTAATAGCAGCAGTACCACAACGAAAGTGCAATCTTCAGCGGTGACCTCCTCCATGTTCGTGGAGAACTCAACGACCAGCAGCTCGGTGATCACCAGCAGCTcccacaccaccaccaacgATGCCATCATGTCCCGCAGCTTGTCGGCTGCCAAAGTCCAGACCGCCAGCAGCGACGAGGAGACGAGAGCCACAAGGCCAAATAGTTTAGCTATACGGAATCAACGAAGTGTTTCGCCCCTGGTAAAGAGCTCCAATGCCAGCAGTTCGCAGTCGCAGGAGGAGAAGCCCTCCAATCAGCTGAACAACCATCAGGACGCCGGTTCCTCAAGGGTGGTGCAGCTGGAGCAACGGGTGGATAAGCTGGAGGGGCTGGTGCTTAACCAACAGCGAACCATTGAGGAGCTGGTGAATGCTCTGAAATCGGAAGCTGAACGCGTGAAGATTTTGAGGAGCGAACTGGACAAATACGCGCA CAAGCAAACTCGTCGCGGGAAATTCGACAATTGGATGTTTTAA
- the LOC6538937 gene encoding serine-rich adhesin for platelets isoform X3: MENNICAIVEYEYAAKEPDELDLQKGAIIHRIKQMSGGWWQGTLKSTGVTGMFPDNFVRVLESGVSSNGNGTTGSGDHNEEAAVAVQLRDKSATSNRRCKVIYSYTQVNDDELTLAVGDVIEFLGEVEEGWWRGRLRSKVGVFPSNFVQHIEPSPVLASKRPPTIGATVATSSLTSKAANVSNVANVAATSTVPSGGAVPPASTASTTSNSTTKQATKSRVTAAAAAAATSAPAEPAAIVSGSGSGSAAGASAGAAAAVPMLPPKPQREFCRVEFPYAPQNDDELELKVDDIIAVISTELPDKGWWKGEIRGKVGVFPDNFVKMLAPSEAPPLPRPRTRPRGGAGTVTASGYGSVSGSGIIDGVRAPRRTQRGGSFEFLGSRMASFITTIFAPINEPPSATQIAQNQRKISNTASTTSHMTTTNSSNSSTTSVTTQQQKEQIGGSSSTTSKVYIKKTGSSSNSTTSSTTTASSSAGRKESFGSRDSLNDILSETGLPTGNVAAQRKSLENKNLDLTKPPGVGASVAIGQQRSSTSSATTSSATTVTTGLTSSAVSKSMENMLDEKVKSPPPPVLSKKPSVPLKKTPTGGVPVAGNLLGGKKKNPEGKLTTAVSHDLADGLAASKMLSGANQLPESGAAGNVVMRRAATIAVEDTDFDRVERSSILTDMRQGRVKAPKRRPPSAAINVLGESNNNSVYVNGSGMSGSGGAGSASELSEDGGAGGKTSDDNSTGEEPQLAKPKPREWEKKKAPWMEELKASQVTRKKTSPSVEPRGASVAERTSKLFAAEQAISSNSSSTTTKVQSSAVTSSMFVENSTTSSSVITSSSHTTTNDAIMSRSLSAAKVQTASSDEETRATRPNSLAIRNQRSVSPLVKSSNASSSQSQEEKPSNQLNNHQDAGSSRVVQLEQRVDKLEGLVLNQQRTIEELVNALKSEAERVKILRSELDKYAHKQTRRGKFDNWMF; this comes from the exons TCTGTGCAATAGTGGAATACGAATACGCGGCCAAGGAGCCGGACGAGCTGGATCTCCAGAAAGGTGCCATCATCCATCGCATCAAGCAGATGAGCGGCGGCTGGTGGCAGGGCACCCTGAAGTCCACCGGCGTCACTGGGATGTTTCCGGATAACTTTGTGCGCGTGCTGGAGTCCGGAGTGAGCAGCAATGGCAACGGAACCACTGGCAGTGGCGACCACAACGAGGAGGCAGCAGTAGCTGTGCAGCTGAG GGACAAATCCGCGACATCGAATCGCCGCTGCAAAGTCATCTACAGCTACACACAAGTCAACGACGACGAACTGACGTTGGCCGTGGGTGATGTCATTGAATTCCTAGGGGAG GTCGAGGAAGGCTGGTGGCGCGGTCGTCTGCGCAGCAAAGTCGGCGTCTTCCCATCGAACTTTGTGCAACATATCGAGCCGTCTCCCGTTTTGGCCTCCAAACGGCCACCGACAATTGGCGCCACCGTGGCCACATCGTCGCTGACGTCCAAGGCGGCCAATGTGAGCAATGTGGCGAATGTggcagccacatccacagTACCATCCGGCGGAGCAGTGCCTCCTGCGTCcaccgccagcaccaccagcaactCCACAACAAAGCAGGCGACCAAGAGCAGGgtaactgcagcagcagcagcagcagcaacatctgcgCCAGCGGAGCCGGCAGCCATAGTctcgggatcgggatcgggatcagCAGCGGGAGCatcagctggagcagcagcggcagtgcCCATGCTGCCACCCAAGCCCCAGCGGGAGTTCTGCCGGGTGGAATTCCCCTACGCCCCGCAGAACGACGATGAACTGGAGCTGAAGGTGGACGACATAATTGCAGTGATCAGCACGGAACTGCCCGACAAAGGCTGGTGGAAAGGAGAAATCCGCGGCAAAGTGGGCGTTTTTCCCGACAACTTTGTCAAAATGCTGGCACCCTCGGAAG ctccaccgttgccacgcccacgtaCCCGTCCCAGGGGCGGAGCGGGAACGGTGACGGCATCCGGATACGGATCCGTGTCTGGGTCCGGAATTATAGATGGGGTCCGTGCTCCACGGCGGACGCAGCGAGGCGGCTCTTTCGAGTTCTTGGGCTCGCGTATGGCCAGCTTTATCACCACGATTT TTGCACCGATCAACGAGCCACCGAGTGCCACACAGATTGCGCAGAATCAGAGGAAGATCAGCAAcaccgccagcaccaccagccaCATGACCACAACGAACTCTAGCAATTCCAGCACCACCTCGGTGACCacgcagcagcagaaggagcagaTCGGAGGCAGTTCCTCCACCACATCGAAGGTGTACATCAAGAAGaccggcagcagcagcaacagcaccaccagcagcaccaccacagcTTCCTCCTCAGCGGGTCGTAAGGAGAGCTTTGGCTCCCGTGACTCCCTGAACGATATCCTGAGTGAAACGGGTCTGCCCACCGGCAATGTGGCTGCCCAAAGGAAATCCCTGGAGAACAAAAACCTGGACCTGACCAAGCCACCCGGAGTGGGTGCTTCAGTGGCCATTGGACAGCAGAGAAGCAGCACCTCCAGTGCCACCACCTCCTCAGCCACCACAGTAACCACTGGGCTAACCTCATCTGCAGTTAGCAAGTCCatggagaatatgctggacGAGAAGGTCAAGTCGCCACCACCGCCGGTGCTCAGCAAGAAGCCCAGTGTGCCGCTCAAGAAAACTCCTACAGGCGGAGTTCCTGTAGCTG GTAACCTATTGGGCGGCAAGAAAAAGAATCCGGAGGGAAAGCTCACCACTGCCGTGTCCCATGATTTGGCGGATGGTCTTGCGGCCAGCAAGATGCTCTCAGGTGCTAATCAACTGCCTGAATCCGGAGCAGCTGGCAATGTGGTGATGCGGAGAGCTGCCACCATTGCAGTCGAGGATACGGATTTCGATCGCGTGGAGAGGTCTTCCATACTTACGGATATGCGGCAAGGAAGGGTCAAGGCGCCAAAGAGGCGTCCCCCATCGGCGGCTATCAATGTGCTGGGCGAAAGCAATAACAATTCCGTGTATGTAAACGGCAGTGGAATGTCGGGATCCGGTGGAGCAGGAAGTGCCAGTGAGCTGAGTGAAGATGGCGGTGCTGGAGGAAAGACTTCTGATGACAATTCCACCGGCGAGGAACCACAGTTGGCCAAACCGAAACCCCGGGAGTGGGAGAAGAAGAAGGCGCCCTGGATGGAGGAGCTCAAGGCTTCGCAGGTCACCAGGAAAAAGACCTCGCCCAGTGTGGAGCCCCGAGGAGCTTCGGTGGCCGAAAGGACCTCCAAACTGTTTGCAGCCGAGCAGGCTATCAGCAGTAATAGCAGCAGTACCACAACGAAAGTGCAATCTTCAGCGGTGACCTCCTCCATGTTCGTGGAGAACTCAACGACCAGCAGCTCGGTGATCACCAGCAGCTcccacaccaccaccaacgATGCCATCATGTCCCGCAGCTTGTCGGCTGCCAAAGTCCAGACCGCCAGCAGCGACGAGGAGACGAGAGCCACAAGGCCAAATAGTTTAGCTATACGGAATCAACGAAGTGTTTCGCCCCTGGTAAAGAGCTCCAATGCCAGCAGTTCGCAGTCGCAGGAGGAGAAGCCCTCCAATCAGCTGAACAACCATCAGGACGCCGGTTCCTCAAGGGTGGTGCAGCTGGAGCAACGGGTGGATAAGCTGGAGGGGCTGGTGCTTAACCAACAGCGAACCATTGAGGAGCTGGTGAATGCTCTGAAATCGGAAGCTGAACGCGTGAAGATTTTGAGGAGCGAACTGGACAAATACGCGCA CAAGCAAACTCGTCGCGGGAAATTCGACAATTGGATGTTTTAA